One segment of Belonocnema kinseyi isolate 2016_QV_RU_SX_M_011 chromosome 7, B_treatae_v1, whole genome shotgun sequence DNA contains the following:
- the LOC117176292 gene encoding b(0,+)-type amino acid transporter 1-like isoform X2, which translates to MKCYLHGRTAVMVSGSGIFISPASAFERSGSVGLCLIVWIICGFLSLLGALAFAELSAVVPRSGAEYAYFMDAFGPLHCYFGQLPSFICSWVYVIVLRPAEVAVVILTFAEYTVQPFSSYMPDLPHESKQRLKKLIGILGLGLLTYINLSSVKLYLKVQNVCTICKVAACILVISGGIYWLATGHTELLQDPFKGTTSSPGSIALAFYSGLWAYDGWTSATVVTEEVKKPEVNILRSILIAVPTITLLYVAMNLMYMTVLSVPEMTSSDAVALTWANKALPAWLGIAIPLGVAFSTFGCGLSLQFGVSRLCYVAGREGHVPRFFSFVHYSKMTPAAAVALQGFLALLCILAGNIIELIEFASFLTWVFYGLAMVALIIMRKTKPDIHRPYAVPIVIPWLVLFISLFLVIAPIIKDPSPKYLFAVIFILFGVGVYHIFVYKRRKSDFSAKLSNLVQILCLVVPPESDEPSQEKENPEILGNFWPRPERSTYPRKK; encoded by the exons GTTCCGGTATCTTCATATCGCCAGCAAGTGCCTTTGAACGATCAGGATCAGTAGGCCTCTGCCTAATTGTCTGGATTATCTGCGGCTTCTTATCTCTCCTAGGAGCCCTAGCATTCGCCGAGCTAAGTGCAGTAGTTCCTCGTTCCGGAGCAGAATATGCATATTTTATGGATGCCTTCGGACCATTACATTGCTACTTCGGTCAGTTGCCTTCCTTCATCTGTTCCTGGGTATACGTCATAGTCCTGCGTCCTGCGGAAGTAGCAGTAGTGATCCTCACCTTTGCAGAATACACTGTTCAGCCATTTTCTAGTTACATGCCCGACCTCCCACATGAGTCCAAGCAGCGACTAAAGAAACTGATTGGAATCCTGGGTCTCGGATTATTAACCTACATTAACCTAAGCAGCGTCAAACTCTATTTGAAAGTCCAAAACGTATGTACTATCTGCAAAGTGGCAGCTTGCATCCTGGTAATAAGCGGAGGAATTTACTGGTTGGCCACTGGACATACAGAATTGCTCCAAGATCCATTTAAAGGTACAACATCCTCTCCGGGTAGCATAGCCTTGGCCTTCTACAGTGGCCTTTGGGCCTACGATGGCTGGACTTCAGCCACAGTTGTTACGGAAGAAGTGAAGAAACCAGAAGTTAACATCCTGAGAAGCATCTTGATTGCCGTACCAACTATCACATTACTTTATGTTGCCATGAATCTTATGTACATGACGGTTCTATCCGTACCAGAAATGACCTCATCTGATGCAGTGGCTCTTACCTGGGCCAATAAAGCCTTACCAGCCTGGCTGGGAATCGCCATCCCTCTGGGTGTCGCTTTTTCTACCTTCGGATGTGGTCTTAGTCTTCAATTCGGAGTCTCCCGATTGTGTTATGTAGCCGGTAGAGAAGGACACGTACCAAGGTTTTTCAGCTTCGTACACTACAGCAAGATGACTCCAGCAGCTGCAGTTGCCCTTCAAGGATTTCTTGCTCTACTCTGCATTCTGGCAGGAAACATTATCGAGCTGATAGAATTCGCCAGTTTTCTTACTTGGGTCTTCTATGGTCTGGCTATGGTTGCACTCATTATTATGAGGAAGACGAAACCTGATATTCATAGACCATATGCAGTTCCAATCGTCATTCCTTGGTTGGTTCTGTTCATCTCACTCTTTTTAGTCATTGCTCCTATTATCAAAGATCCATCGCCCAAGTATCTCTTCGCTGTGATATTCATCCTCTTCGGAGTTGGTGTCTATCATATTTTTGTCTACAAACGAAGAAAAAGTGACTTTTCAG caaaaCTGTCGAACCTGGTTCAAATCCTATGCTTAGTAGTGCCACCTGAAAGCGATGAACCAAGCCAAGAAAAAGAAAAtccagaaattttaggaaatttttggcCAAGACCAGAAAGATCTACCTATCCAAGAAAGAAATGA
- the LOC117176292 gene encoding b(0,+)-type amino acid transporter 1-like isoform X1: MITVKNKEKETVGLKRELGLFSAVSLIVAVMIGSGIFISPASAFERSGSVGLCLIVWIICGFLSLLGALAFAELSAVVPRSGAEYAYFMDAFGPLHCYFGQLPSFICSWVYVIVLRPAEVAVVILTFAEYTVQPFSSYMPDLPHESKQRLKKLIGILGLGLLTYINLSSVKLYLKVQNVCTICKVAACILVISGGIYWLATGHTELLQDPFKGTTSSPGSIALAFYSGLWAYDGWTSATVVTEEVKKPEVNILRSILIAVPTITLLYVAMNLMYMTVLSVPEMTSSDAVALTWANKALPAWLGIAIPLGVAFSTFGCGLSLQFGVSRLCYVAGREGHVPRFFSFVHYSKMTPAAAVALQGFLALLCILAGNIIELIEFASFLTWVFYGLAMVALIIMRKTKPDIHRPYAVPIVIPWLVLFISLFLVIAPIIKDPSPKYLFAVIFILFGVGVYHIFVYKRRKSDFSAKLSNLVQILCLVVPPESDEPSQEKENPEILGNFWPRPERSTYPRKK; encoded by the exons GTTCCGGTATCTTCATATCGCCAGCAAGTGCCTTTGAACGATCAGGATCAGTAGGCCTCTGCCTAATTGTCTGGATTATCTGCGGCTTCTTATCTCTCCTAGGAGCCCTAGCATTCGCCGAGCTAAGTGCAGTAGTTCCTCGTTCCGGAGCAGAATATGCATATTTTATGGATGCCTTCGGACCATTACATTGCTACTTCGGTCAGTTGCCTTCCTTCATCTGTTCCTGGGTATACGTCATAGTCCTGCGTCCTGCGGAAGTAGCAGTAGTGATCCTCACCTTTGCAGAATACACTGTTCAGCCATTTTCTAGTTACATGCCCGACCTCCCACATGAGTCCAAGCAGCGACTAAAGAAACTGATTGGAATCCTGGGTCTCGGATTATTAACCTACATTAACCTAAGCAGCGTCAAACTCTATTTGAAAGTCCAAAACGTATGTACTATCTGCAAAGTGGCAGCTTGCATCCTGGTAATAAGCGGAGGAATTTACTGGTTGGCCACTGGACATACAGAATTGCTCCAAGATCCATTTAAAGGTACAACATCCTCTCCGGGTAGCATAGCCTTGGCCTTCTACAGTGGCCTTTGGGCCTACGATGGCTGGACTTCAGCCACAGTTGTTACGGAAGAAGTGAAGAAACCAGAAGTTAACATCCTGAGAAGCATCTTGATTGCCGTACCAACTATCACATTACTTTATGTTGCCATGAATCTTATGTACATGACGGTTCTATCCGTACCAGAAATGACCTCATCTGATGCAGTGGCTCTTACCTGGGCCAATAAAGCCTTACCAGCCTGGCTGGGAATCGCCATCCCTCTGGGTGTCGCTTTTTCTACCTTCGGATGTGGTCTTAGTCTTCAATTCGGAGTCTCCCGATTGTGTTATGTAGCCGGTAGAGAAGGACACGTACCAAGGTTTTTCAGCTTCGTACACTACAGCAAGATGACTCCAGCAGCTGCAGTTGCCCTTCAAGGATTTCTTGCTCTACTCTGCATTCTGGCAGGAAACATTATCGAGCTGATAGAATTCGCCAGTTTTCTTACTTGGGTCTTCTATGGTCTGGCTATGGTTGCACTCATTATTATGAGGAAGACGAAACCTGATATTCATAGACCATATGCAGTTCCAATCGTCATTCCTTGGTTGGTTCTGTTCATCTCACTCTTTTTAGTCATTGCTCCTATTATCAAAGATCCATCGCCCAAGTATCTCTTCGCTGTGATATTCATCCTCTTCGGAGTTGGTGTCTATCATATTTTTGTCTACAAACGAAGAAAAAGTGACTTTTCAG caaaaCTGTCGAACCTGGTTCAAATCCTATGCTTAGTAGTGCCACCTGAAAGCGATGAACCAAGCCAAGAAAAAGAAAAtccagaaattttaggaaatttttggcCAAGACCAGAAAGATCTACCTATCCAAGAAAGAAATGA